The genomic region ATCGTCGTACCGTTCAGCGGCTCAGGGGGGCGCAATGGCACACGTACTGGTCATCGGCGGAGGTGTCGGAGGGGCGGCCACCGCCCTGCTCGCGGCGCGGCAAGGACACACGGCGGAGCTGTTCGAGCGCGACACGCGGGCCCCGGGTACCGCGCTCGATCGCGATTTCTTCGGCTGGCGGCGGCCGACCGTACCGCAGGCGACGCAGCCGCATGCCCTGCTGGGCGCGGCGCGGGGCGTCCTGCGGGACGAACTGCCAGACGTCCACCAGGAGATGCTCCGGCTCGGCGCCCGCGAGCGGCACGAGCTGGACTGGTTCGACGTACGGCCGCCCGCGCGACCCGGCGACGAGGACCTCGTCATGCTCCAGGCCCGGCGCATCGTCCTGGAGAGCGCGCTGGCCACCGCCCTGCGCGCCGAACCGGGCGTCGTCGCGCGGTACGGGGAGCCGGTCACCGGGCTGCTCACGGAGCCCGGGGTCCGGGTGACGGGAGTGATCACGGAGGCCGGGAGTTACGAGGGGGACCTCGTCGTGGACGCGGGCGGCCGGCGCGGAGGCGTCGAGCGCTGGCTGACCGCGGCGGGGTGCCGCCCGCCGGTCGTGGAACGGCACCGCACGGGTCTCGCGTACTTCTGCCGCTGGTACCGGCTGCCCGAGGGCATGGACGAGGGGCCGCGCCGGCCCTGGGCGGTGACGGGCGGCGCCTTCGCCGGGTGCGCGGTCTTCCCGGCCGACAACCGGCTCTTCGCCGTGACGCTGTTCGTGCACACCGCGGACACCACGCGTTCGGCGCTGCGCGACACCGCCGTCTTCGAGGCCGCCGCCCGTTCCTTCCCGCCCGGCGCGGCCTGGCTGGCACTGGGCGCCGAGCCGCTGTCGGAGGTACTGGCCACCGCGAGCCTGGACAACCGGTGGAGCGCGCTCGCCGACGAGCGCGGGCCGGTGGTGAGCGGGCTGGTGCCCGTCGGGGACGCGATCACGCACACCAACCCCACGCTCGGACAGGGCACCTCGCTGGCGCTGTGGGCCGCGCGCAGGGTGGCCCGTACGGCGCACCGGGACCCGGGATCCGAGGCGTTCGCCGAGGGCCACCACGCCTGGGCGGTGCGCACCCTGAAGCCGTGGTTCGACTTCCAGGTCGTCGCCGACGAGGCCATCGGGGAGCGGTTCGCGACCCGGGCCGTGCGTGCGGGGACGGCACGGGACGTGGCCGCGCTGTTCGAATGCGCGCTGGAGGATCCGGAGGTGATGCGGGCGCGGGCCAGGGTCCGGCACCTGGCCGAGCCGCCGGAGCGGGCGTACGCGGATCCGGCGGTCCGGGAGCGGGTGGCGCGCTGGCTGGCCGCGCGGCCGGAGTACGCGCCGAACGCGGTGGGGCCGGACCGGGCGGAGTGGGAGAAGCTGACCTCGGGGTGAGGGGGGCGGGGCGGGGCGGTCAGCCGGTCAGCCGGCCGGCGGGGGGCCGAGCACCTCGGCGAGGTCGTAGCGGACCACTTCCTCCAACTGGGCGTAGGTGCAGCTCTCCGGCGCCCGGTCGGGCCGCCAGCGGGCGAACTGGGCCGTGTGCCGGAACCGGTCGCCCTCCATGTGGTCGTACTTCACCTCGATGACCCGCTCGGGGCGCAGCGGTACCCAGGACAGGTCCTTCTTCCCGGTCCAGCGGCTCGTCGCGCCGGGCAGCCGGGCGCTCTCGTGGGCGGACTCCTCGGCCCAGGCGGCCCACGGGTGGCCCCCGGGGTCCGGCATGCGCAGCGGTTCGAGCTCCTCGACGAGCTCGGCCCGGCGCTTCATGGGGAAGGCGGCGCACACGCCGACGTGCTGGAGGGCGCCGTGGCCGTCGTAGAGGCCGAGCAGCAGCGATCCGATGATCGGACCGCTCTTGTGGAAACGGAAACCCGCGAGGACCACGTCGGCCGTACGCTCGTGTTTGATCTTGTACATGAGGCGCGCGTCGGGCCGGTAGGGGAGATCGAGGGGCTTGGCGATGACCCCGTCGAGCCCGGCGCCCTCGAATCGCTCGAACCACTCCTGCGCGAGGGCGGGGTCGGTGGTCGCGGGCGCGAGGTGAACGGGGGGCCGGGCGGTGGAGAGGGACCGGGCGAGGGCGTGGCGGCGGTCGGTGAGCGGGGTGTCGAGGAGCGCCTCGTCGCCGAGGGCGAGCAGATCGAAGGCGACGAAGCTGGCGGGGGTCGTTTCGGCGAGCAGTTTCACGCGCGAAGCAGCGGGGTGGATCCGTTCGGTCAGCCGGTCGAAGTCGAGGCGCCCGCCATGAACGATCACGATCTCGCCGTCCATGACGCAGCGCGGGGGCAGGTTCTCCTTCAGGGCCGCCGCCAGTTCGGGAAAGTACCGGGTCAGGGACTTGCCCGTGCGGCTGCCGATCTCGATCTCGTCGCCGTCGCGGTGCACGATGGCGCGGAAGCCGTCCCACTTGGCCTCGTACTGCATGCCCGGCGGGATCCTGGCCACGGACTTGGCGAGCATCGGCTTCACGGGCGGCATCACCGGCAGATCCATGTCTCCGATTCTGCGGTGGTGCGTCCGGCCCCGCCCGGTGTGCGGGTCCGGCCGGGCCCGCCTACCGTGGCGCACATGGGTGCTGCAGGTAATGCGATCGAGCTCGACGCGGGCGGGCGGACGGTGCGCCTGTCCAGCCCGGACAAGGTCTACTTCCCGGAGCGCGGCCTCACCAAGCGGGACGTGGCCGAGTACTACCTGGCGGTCGCGGACGGCATCACGCGGGCCCTGCGCAACCGGCCGACGACGCTGGAGCGGTACCCGGACGGGGTGGGGGGCGAGTCCTTCTTCCAGAAGCGGGCGCCGAAGAACCTTCCCGACTGGATCCCGACCGCCCACATCGCCTTCCCGAGCGGCCGCAGCGCGGACGAGATCTGCCCGACCGAGCCGGCCGCCGTGCTGTGGGCCGCCAACCTGGGCTGCCTCACCTTCCACCCCTGGCCCGTACGGCGCGAGGACACCGACCGGCCCGACGAGCTGCGCATCGACCTCGATCCGCAGCCGGGCACCGACTACCACCACGCGGTGGCCGCCGCGCACGAGCTGCGCGCCCTGCTGGAGGAGCTGGGACTGCGGGGCTGGCCGAAGACCTCGGGCGGCCGCGGCCTGCACGTCTTCGTCCCGATCGCGCCGCGCTGGACCTTCACCGAGGTCCGCAGGTGCGCCATCGCCCTCGGCCGGGAACTGGAGCGCCGCATGCCGGGCAAGGTCACGACGGCCTGGTGGAAGGAGGAGCGGGGCGAGCGGATCTTCGTCGACTACAACCAGACGGCGCGCGACCGCACGATCGCCTCCGCCTACTCCGTCCGCCCCCGCCCGCACGCCCCGGTGTCGGCGCCGCTGCGCTGGGAGGAGGTGGACGACGCGGAGCCGCGCGACTTCGACATCGTGACCATGCCGGCCCGCTTCGCCGAACTGGGCGACCTGCACGCCGAGATGGACGACCACGCCTTCACGCTGGACGCCGTACTCGAACTCGCCGCCCGCGACGAGCACGAGCACGGCCTGGGGGACATGCCCTACCCTCCGGACTACCCGAAGATGCCGGGGGAACCGAAGCGGGTCCAGCCGAGCCGGGCGAAGCGAGAGGACTGAACCGGGCGGGGCGCGTCAGCCGGGATTCGGGGCGGTCGGCTTGTGTCCGGGGTACACGTGGTCCGGACTGACGATGCTGGTGATCGCCTCGCCGAACAGGGTGCTGGGCTCCTGGCCGTCGTGCGGGACGTCGGTGTTGAGGAGGACCACCATGGTCGCCTGGGCCTCCGGCAGATAGACGGTCAGCGTCTCGTACCCGGGCAGTGAGCCGTTGTGGCCGATCCAGCCCTGGATGTTGAAGATGCCGAGCCCGTAACCGGCGCCGGGAATGCCGACCGAGGTGGTCTTCAGCCGCTCGGCCTGGGTCGCGGGCGTCAGCAGCGTGCCGGTGGCGAGGGTCCGTGCCCAACTGCGCAGGTCCTGGAGGTCGGAGATCATCGCTCCGGCGGCCCAGGCCCAGGTCGGGTCCCAGTTGGTCGCGTTCACGATCTTGCCCGAGTCCGACTGGTCGGTGTAACCCTGCGCGTGCGGCAGGGGGAACTCGGCCCCGACCGGGAAGAGCGTGTGGCGCAGACCGGCCGGCTGCAGGACGTCCCGTCCGATCACCTCGCGGAGCGGCCGACCGGTGATCTTCTCGACCACCAGACCGAGCAGGATCAGGTTGGTGTTGGAGTACTGCCACTTCGCGCCCGGTGCGAACTGCACGGGGTGCGCGAAGGAGTAGCCGAGCAACTGCTGTGGTGTGAAGGGCTTGTCGGGGTTGGCTTCGAACGCCTTGATGAAGCCGTTGTCATCGGTGTAATTGAACAGTCCGCTGCGCATGCCGGCGAGTTGGCGCAGGGTGATGCGGTCCCCGTTCGGAACTCCGGCGATGTACTTGCCGATGGGGTCGTCCAGGCCGACCTTGCCCTGGTCGACCAGTTGGAGGAGGGCGGTCACGGTGAACGTCTTCGTCTCACTGCCGATGCGAATGCGGAAATCGCTCTGCATGGGAGCGCCGGTCGCCTTGTCCGCGACCCCGAAGTTCCTCACGTAACTGCCCTTGCCGGGGGCCCACAGCCCCACGGTGACGCCCGGCACATGGGCCTCGCGCAGGACCTGGAGGATGGCGGCGTCCAGCTGGGCCGCGACGGCCGGAGTGAGCTGCTTGAACTCCGTGTCGCCGTCCGGGGAGGGGGTGGGGGAGGCGGCGGCGGGGGCGAACCACCCCTGGGCGGGCGCTCCGTAGGCGGAGCCAGCGACGGCCGGGGCGATGAGCAGACCTGCGGCGGCGGTGGCCACGCAGGCCCGGCGAAGCCGTATGTACGTCGACCTCACGGCATGCCTCCTGTTGTTCCTGTCGTACGAGGATCAAGGAAAGCGGTGGGACAAGCGTAGGTCCGCGTCATCAGGGGCGCGATCAGGGATCAAAACAACACGAACGATCGTGCCAATTTCTCTGCACCGCTGGGCGGCGACGGCGACCGTTCGCGGCGACGGTGGGGGCGGCCGGCACGTCCTGGTCGCGGCCTCGGCCGGCGGCGCAGCCCGGCCGGGTCAGGAAGGGGAGTTGAAGACGGGCGGCCGGTCCGGGAGCTCCTCCGGAGCGGCCGCCACCGCCCGGAGCCGGTCGAGGATGCCGCGGCCGGCGCGCTCGTACGCCGCCGGGTCCTCGTGCAGGACGGAGTGCGCGTTGGCCAGCTCCATCAGGGCGATCACCTCGAAGGCGAGCTGGGGAACGTCCGCGGGGTCGAACCCGTCCCGGAGCCCGCCCGCCAGCCGGGCCTCTTCGAGGACCCGCTCGACGTAACGCGTCCAGTCGGAGCGCACCTTGGCGATCTCGTCGCGTACGGGGCCGGGGCGGGCGTCGAACTCCGCGGAGGCTCCGCAGAAGAAGCATCCGCCGGGGAAGACGCGGCGCCCGGAGTAGCCGAGCCACAGCTCGCACACCCGCCACACCTTGGCGAGCCCTGCGGGGTCCTCGCGCACGGGCCGGACGACCTGCTCGACGAACACGTCCACGGCGGCGCGGACGGTCGCGAGCTGAAGGTCCTCCTTGGAGCCGAAGAGAGCGAACACGCCGCTCTTGCTCAGGCCGAGGTCCGCGGCGATCTTCCCCAGGGACAGGCCTTCGAGGCCGTCCACGGAGGCGATGCCCACCGTCCGGTCGAGAACCGTCCGTCGCGTCCGGTTGCCGCGTTCCACGCGTCCGTCTGCCATCTCCCCATCTTATCGAACGGACGGTCGTTCACTCTGTGGAGCGGGCGCCGGGCCGCTGTCAGTGGCGGGTGCCATGCTCGGAAGAGAGAGGACATGGATCGGACAGGACGGGACAGCGGAAGGGGTGCGGACCATGCTCACCACGGACTACAAGGACGGCTCCCCGAACTGGGTGGACCTCGGTACGCCGGACGTCGCCGCCGCAGCGGAGTTCTACGCGGGACTGTTCGGCTGGGACTTCCAGGCTGGTGGCGAGGAGGTCGGTGGATACGGGATGTTCCACCTCGGCGGCAAGACGGTCGCGGGCGGCATGACGGTCCCGGCGGACCAGGGCCCGTGCGCCTGGCAGGTGTACTTCCAGACCTCCGACGCGGACGCGACGGCGGCGGCCGTGGTCAAGGCGGGCGGTTCGGTGACCTTCGAGCCGATGGATGTCCTGGACTTCGGCCGGATGGCGATATTCGCCGATCCGGAGGGAGTGGGCTTCGGGGTGTGGCAGCCCAGGAAGAACAGCGGCCTGGGCGCGGTGACGGAGGTGGGCTCCCTGTGCTGGACGGAGCTGTACACGGGCGACGTGGCCCGGGCGGCCGAGTTCTACCACGGGGTGCTCGGCTGGGAGATCGGCGAGACGTTCGAGGGCGGTTCGTACACGATGGCCAAGCCGGCCGGCACGACGGAGCAGGCCTCCTTCGGCGGTCTGGTCCCGATCTCGTCGGATCCGGTGGAGGACGCCGAACGGCCCTACTGGACGCCGTACTTCGAGGTGGCCGATTGTGATGCGACGGCGGCGAAGGCGGAGGAGTCGGGCGGCAAGGTCCGCCTCACCCCGGAGTTGATGGAGGGGGTCGGCCGTTTCGCCAAGCTGCAGGATCCCTTCGGGGCGCGATTCGCGGTCATAGCCAGCGTGCCGACGGTGGGCGGATGACAGGGTGTTGATCGCCCGTTGATCGGACGTCCATCGGCGGCGGCCAGTATCACCGGCATGTCGATGAACACCACCACCACCACTGCAACTGCTTGGTACGACCTCGCCCTGTGCGCCCAGACGGGCCCGGGCTTCTTCTTCCCCGAGCCCGGCTCTTCGCTGCGCGACGCGAAGCGGCTGTGCGGGGCGTGCGAGGGGCGGGCGGCGTGCCTGGAGTACGCCCTGGCCAATGACGAACGCTTCGGCGTCTGGGGCGGCCTCTCCGAGTCCGAACGCCACGCCCTGCGCTCGCGCCGCAGCTGATCAGGTCCGCGTACCCTTGCCGCTGCGCCGCACCAGCCCCACCCGCAGGGCGAGCTCGAACCCCTCACCGCCGCACTCCTCACGACGCGGCGTGTGGGGTACGACCCGCACGGGGTAGTGCCCTCCGACGGGCGACACGACCCCACCGAAGCGGGGATCCCCGGCGAACCAGATCCGGTCGGGGCGGTTGTTCTCCAGTTCCGCCACGGGGAACGGGATGGTGCGGAAGGTGCCCGTGAGGTCATCCCCGAATGTGATGGCGATGGTGGCGGGGCTTCCTGTTGCCCTCCGCGGGAACCGGCAGGGCAGCTGCCGCCATGGATATGCCTGAAGAATGTCGGCGACGCGGTGTCGCCGAAAGTAGGTGATCACGACCCAGGGCAGGAAGGGTGCCACGAGCACGGTGATCAGTGCGAACCCGGTTGTGGCATGAGGTACATGGCCGACGCAGCCGAGGGCGACCACGGGAGGAACGCCGAGGCTCAGCACCCAGACCGCGCGGCGGACGGCCAAACGCTTGTAGCCGAGAGCGGTCGGAGCGTGGTCCCACGCCACCTTGGTGAGTGCGAGCGTCACAGGAGCACCTCCAGGATGCGCGATGCCCGGGGCGCGGGAGGCGGGCTGGGATCGGGGTCGGTGAAGCTGAGGGTGAGCGCGATCGCTTCGAGGATCTCGGTGTACGCGCCATGGTGCTGGGTTGCCGCGCTGGTGACGTCGAGAACCAGCACGTGCAGGCCTCCTGGGTGGCTCGTGGCGATCCGTGCCTGGAATACGTGCTGCTGCGCGCGCGGCACGTTGATGGTCCCCGCGACGAGATAACACGGAAGCGATGACGGCAGGTCGATGAACCGGCGCGCGGAAGCAGCCCACGCGGCGGAGCGGGCGATACCAAGGGCGGTTCGTGCAGCGGCTACCCGTGGATTGGGCTCGTCAGTGGGCCGGATGCTCAGAGAGAAGAGCGACGTGCAGACCCCGACCGGTTCGTCCGGATGCAAGCCGATCGCGGTGTGCACGACGCCGAGCCCGGCCAGTTCGTCGAGGCCGTCCACCAGTTGAGCCAGTTCCTGCCGGGCATCCGGGCTGCCCAGCGCGTGAGCGACGGCGTCCAGGGACGCCCGGTCCTCGGGACCGATGTCGTGGAAGCCTGGGGGCAGCCGAAACCACACCGGCGGCAGGGCGGTCTCGTGCATCACGGCCTCACCACCGTCCAGAATTGGCGTGATTTCGCCACTGTGGAAGGGGCGTCGTCCAGGACGCCCCGCACGCCGTCGGCCGCGGTCGATCCGTGCTCGACCGCATCGCTGTCACTGGCGTAGTCAAGGACTGCTGTTGTCGCACCCGCTCCTGCCACGGCTACGCCCACTCGGTCCCTCACGTGCTGCGGCGACTCTCGCAACGCCCACGCGGTGAGTGGGCTCTCCACCTCACGCAAGGTGTTGGCGGTCGACCACGTCGTGCTCCGGAACGCGGTGGCTCCCTCACCCAGGCTTGAGAGGGCGCTGGCCTCGGGGGCGGCGACCATTGCCGCGCGGGCTGCCGCCGCGCCGGCCTTTGCGCCCGAGGCAACCGCCGCGAGGCCAGGGACGGAGCCTGCCGCGTCGCCCAGGAGGGTCACAGAACTTTTCCAGAAGTCCGCGTCGAACTCGCCCCTCGTGGCCCCGTCCACCAGAGGCTTCCGGAACTTCGGGTCTGCCAGGTGCGTCGTGAGAGCTGCCAATGACAGGCCGCCGGCCACGAGCATCACGGCCAGACCTGCCGGCGGGCAGGCCAAGGCGATGCCGGCTCCCAGAAGGCCCAGGACCGCCGACGCGTTCGACAAGGCGTCGCCCGGGTCGTCGACGATCTTGTGCCAGATCGAGGACAGCAGGCCCGGTTCCTTCGGGGCCAGGCGGTCCGACGCCGTGTCCAGCGTCTGCGCCACCCGGCGGGCCTCCGTCGCGTGCTCGGTGGCGAGCTCGCGGGCCAGGCGGCGGGCATCGGCCAGGGCCTCGGGGGACTTGGCGGAGGCCGCCTGGGCCTCGTACCGGGCCGCCAGGGCACGGTGGGCCACCAGGGTCTCGTGCCAACCCGTGAGCCGCTTCGCGGCCTCGGCGAGGGAGGTGTGGGCGGAGCCCAGGTAGCGCGGGAGGTCCTGCGAGAGGGAGGCGCGGAAGGCGGTGGCGGCCTCGCCCTGCCAGTCCGAGCTGTGCGAGACCAGCGCCTTCACGACGCGCGAGGCCTCGCCGAGGGAGGCCGCCGACGCGGAGAGTTTCCTGGTCAGGGCCAGGACCGCCGCCGGATCCCCCGGGGCCGGGTCGAAGCCGAGGGTGGCGTGGTCAGTCATGCGTGGCCGCCGCCCGGAGGAAGGCCGCGCGGATGGCCTCCTCCAGCTCCGCGAACTCCGAGGCGCTGCGGTCCACGCCGTCCCGTACGGCCTTGACGCGCTTGGTCAGCTCCCGCGCGCCGAAGGCCCATCTCTTCTGGAAGCCGTCACAGGCCGCGTCCAGGTCCGCCGTGCCGAGCTCGTCGGCCCGTACGTGGTCCAGCGCGCGCCGGGCGTCGCGCAGGGAGACCAGCGAGGAATCCAGCGCACGGGTCAGACGGGTCAGCTGGTCGATGTCCACCTGAAGCGAGGTCATGACGCGAAACCCTGGCAGAGCACGGCTCTGCCAGGGCAATCGGCATCACTCGCCCGAGCGAGCGGGAATCGGTCAGGCCTTGCGGGCCGCGAGGCGCGCCGCGCGGGCGGCCAGGCGCTCGTCGAACTTGCGGGCCTCGGAGTCCAGGCCGTTCATGAAGAGGCCGAGCTCCTCCTGGGCCTTGTGGCCCTCCGGGCCCAGGCCGTCGATGTCCATGATCTTCAGGAAGCGGATCACGGGGCTCAGTACGTCGTCGTGGTGGATCCGCAGGTTGTAGACCCCGCCGATCGCCATCTGCGCGGCCATCCGCTCGAAGCCGGGCATGCCGTGTCCGGGCATCCGGAAGTTGACGACGACGTCCCGTACGGCCTGCATGGTCAGGTCCGGGGCGAGCTCGAAGGCCGCGCCCAGCAGGTTGCGGTAGAAGACCATGTGCAGGTTCTCGTCCTGCGCGATGCGGGCCAGCATCCGGTCGCAGACCGGGTCACCGGACTGGTGGCCGGTGTTGCGGTGCGAGATGCGGGTGGCGAGCTCCTGGAAGGCGACGTACGCCACCGAGTGGAGCATGGAGTGGCGGTTGTCGGACTCGAACCCCTCCGACATGTGCTGCATCCGGAACGCTTCCAGCTTGTCCGGGTCCACGGCGCGCGAGGCCAGCAGGTAGTCGCGCATCACGATGCCGTGGCGGCCCTCCTCGGCCGTCCAGCGGTGCACCCAGGTGCCCCAGGCGCCGTTGCGGCCGAAGAGCGAGGCGATCTCGTGGTGGTAGCTGGGGAGGTTGTCCTCGGTCAGCAGGTTCACGACCAGCGCGATCTTGCCGATGTCGGTGACCTTGGACTGCGCCGGGTCCCAGGCCTCGCCGTCCTCGAAGAATCCCGGGAAGTTCCGGCCGTCGCTCCACGGGACGTACTCGTGGGGCATCCAGTCCTTGGTGACCTTCAGATGGCGGTTGAGCTCCTTTTCGACCACCTCTTCCAGCGCGAACAGCAGCTTGGCGTCCGTCCACGCCTCCGAGCTGCCGAGGTGGGGAGAGGTGATCGTCACGGGTACTCCTGGGTGCAAAGCGAATTACCTACGGTTCCGTAGCCTACGGAGTCGTAGGTTAAGCGCGACATTAAGACCCAGCCAAGCCCCACCCCTGCCTATGTCCGGTTACGTCCGGTTATCTGTGCAGTTTGGGGCGGGTTCGAGCGTGAATCGACGAGCCAAACTCATGCCGGCAGGTGGTCCGCGGCCCCCGCCTTGACGGCGGATACGGGCTCGCGGAGGGCCTCGATCGAGTCGGTGACGCGCGCGGCGGACACCGCCCGAGGCGCTGCAGCCGAGCTACTCGACAGGCCGGCCGGGCGGCGCCCACGGTGCGGGCACCGCCCGCCCCGTCAGTGCCACAGCGTCTCCCGGACCTCCTCGGCCGTGGTGGGCCGCAGGTCGCCGTCCAGCAGCAGCCACCGGGTGATGCCGATCGACTCCAGGAACGGCACGTCGTGGCTGGCCACCACGAGTGCTCCCTCGTACGACTCCAGCGCGTCCGTCAGCTGCCGCACGCTCGCGAGGTCCAGGTTGTTCGTCGGCTCGTCCAGCATGAGCAGCTGCGGAGCGGGCTCCGCCAGCAGCAGCGCCGCCAGCGCCGCGCGGAAGCGCTCGCCGCCGGACAGGGTGCCGGCCGGCCGGTCCGCCCGGGCGCCCCGGAACAGGAAGTGCGCCAGCCGCGCCCGGATCAGGTTGTTCGTGGCCTGCGGGGCGAACCGCGCCACGTTCTCCACCACCGAACGGCTCTCGTCGAGCACGTCCAGCCGCTGCGGCAGGAACCGCGTGGTCACATGGGTGACCGCCGTGCCGGACTCCGGCGCCAGCAGCCCCGCCACCGTCCGCAACAGCGTGGTCTTGCCCGAACCGTTGCGGCCCACCAGTGCGATCCGCTCCGGGCCGCGCAGCTCCCACTCGCCCCGTACGGCTGCCCCGTGGGGCAGGCGCAGGTTGCTCAGGGTCAGTACGCGCCGGCCCGGCGGGACCTGGGTGGCGGGCAGGTGGATCCGGATCGCGTCGTCATCGCGCACCGCCTCCACCGCGTGGTCCAGCCGCTCCTTGGCCTGGGCCAGCTTCTCGGTGTGCATGATGCGGTGCTTGCCCGCCGATTCCTGTGCCGCCCGCTTGCGGGCGCCCATCACGATCTTCGGCTCGCGCTTGGTGTCGTTCATCTTCTGGCCGTAGCGCTTGCGCCGCGCCAATTTGAACTGGGCATCGGCGAGTTCGCGCTTCTGTCGCTGTACGTCGGCCTCCGCGACCCGGACCATCCGCTCGGCCGCCTCCTGTTCGGCGGCGAGCAACTCCTCGTAGTCCGTGAAGTTCCCGCCGTAACAGCGGACTTCGCCGTCGTGCAGATCGGCGATCTGGTCGACCCGCTCCAGCAGCTCCCGGTCGTGGCTGACCAGGACCATCACCCCGGTCCAGGACTCGACCGCCGCGTACAGGCGGCCCCGGGCCCGCAGGTCCAGGTTGTTGGTGGGCTCGTCCAGCAGCAAGACGTCGGGGCGCGCGAGCAGCAGGGCGGCCAGCCGCAGCAGTACGGACTCGCCGCCCGAGAGTTCGCCGACGGTCCGGTCCAGGCCGATGCGGACGAGACCGAGCTGGTCGAGCGTGGCCCGCGCCCGCTCCTCGACGTCCCAGTCGTCGCCCACGGCGGCGAAGTTCGCCTCCGTGGCCTCGCCCGCCTCGATGGCGTGCAGGGCGGCCCGGACGTTGCGGATGCCGAGGGCCTCGTCCACGCGCAGCGCGGTGTCGAGGGTGATGTTCTGGGGGAGGTACCCGACACTGCCCGCGACGGACAACTGGCCCTTGGAAGGGGCCAGTTCACCGGCGATGAGCTTCAGCAGGGTGGACTTCCCGCAGCCGTTGAGCCCGATCAGGCCGGTACGGCCGGGGCCGACGGCGAGCTGGAACCCGTCGAAGACGGACGTTCCGTCGGGCCAGTCGAAGGAGAGCGCGGAGCAGGTGACATAGGCAGGGGCGTGACTCATGGAGGCCTCCAGGTTGCGTGAGTGGTGAATGCAACGCGGGGAGACAGTCGACGCCCGGATGGCGTGTCGCTGTCTCGAACCTCAGATGAGCAATGTCCTGCTCCGTTTCGACGGCAATGGGGCGATCACGAAGCTACGGACGGCCGGAGCCGCCCGCAAACGAATTAAGGGACCGGTGGCTCCGGTGGCTCAGCAGGTGTCGCGCATCAGCTCGGCCAGGCTGTGGTCCATGTCGAGGTAGAGGTGCTCCAGGCCCTCCGGAACCACGGCCCGAGAGCGCTCCAGGAACCGGTGCAGCTCCGCCGTCGCCATGAGCACGATCGCCACGCCCTCGGGTGCGTGGAATTCGATCGTGGTCCGCTCGGCGTCGTACGGGCGCACGCGCACGTCGCCGGAGCCCGACGGGCGGTTCAGTCCGGATTCCAGCAGCTCGCGCGCGAAGGTCCAGGAGACCTCGACGCCCTCCAGCGTGGCCGGGGCGGGGAAGGCCATGCGCACGGCGAACGGATCCGATCGATCGTAACAGAGAGTGACGGGAATGGTCTCGACCTTCGGCGCGGTGGCGACCAGACGGGCCTGTACGGCCTGCTCGATGACAGTGATCAAGGCTCACTCCCTTGCGGCGGATCTGCTGCCGGGCTGTGGGGTGAAACCCGGCAACCCGATAGACGCCGGAATCGGCAAATCCGTGCATGGGAGGTGACGTGAGCTGTGTCACCGATTGGCCGGAACATGCCTGTGTGATCGCACAGAGTGACCATCAGGGAGGCGTGATGACGGGAAGATCAGTCGGAATGACAGGTTCCGGAGAGGTCGCAGAAGGGCTGGTTACCGCTCACTCCACAGGCGCAAAGCATGGCCCGGGTCTCTTTGCGGACGGTGCCGTCCGGACTCGTCACGCTCAGGTCGCCGCGCAGCACGAGCCGGCCGGCCCGGTCGCGTGCGACGGTGGTCGGCCGGTCCGGCTCCTCGGCCGGGCCGTCCGTGAGCCGGTACTGGAGCGCCCCCGAGGGGCAGCGCCGGATCACCTCGGCGACCCGCTCGGGATC from Streptomyces sp. NBC_00190 harbors:
- a CDS encoding NAD(P)/FAD-dependent oxidoreductase; the encoded protein is MAHVLVIGGGVGGAATALLAARQGHTAELFERDTRAPGTALDRDFFGWRRPTVPQATQPHALLGAARGVLRDELPDVHQEMLRLGARERHELDWFDVRPPARPGDEDLVMLQARRIVLESALATALRAEPGVVARYGEPVTGLLTEPGVRVTGVITEAGSYEGDLVVDAGGRRGGVERWLTAAGCRPPVVERHRTGLAYFCRWYRLPEGMDEGPRRPWAVTGGAFAGCAVFPADNRLFAVTLFVHTADTTRSALRDTAVFEAAARSFPPGAAWLALGAEPLSEVLATASLDNRWSALADERGPVVSGLVPVGDAITHTNPTLGQGTSLALWAARRVARTAHRDPGSEAFAEGHHAWAVRTLKPWFDFQVVADEAIGERFATRAVRAGTARDVAALFECALEDPEVMRARARVRHLAEPPERAYADPAVRERVARWLAARPEYAPNAVGPDRAEWEKLTSG
- a CDS encoding ATP-dependent DNA ligase yields the protein MDLPVMPPVKPMLAKSVARIPPGMQYEAKWDGFRAIVHRDGDEIEIGSRTGKSLTRYFPELAAALKENLPPRCVMDGEIVIVHGGRLDFDRLTERIHPAASRVKLLAETTPASFVAFDLLALGDEALLDTPLTDRRHALARSLSTARPPVHLAPATTDPALAQEWFERFEGAGLDGVIAKPLDLPYRPDARLMYKIKHERTADVVLAGFRFHKSGPIIGSLLLGLYDGHGALQHVGVCAAFPMKRRAELVEELEPLRMPDPGGHPWAAWAEESAHESARLPGATSRWTGKKDLSWVPLRPERVIEVKYDHMEGDRFRHTAQFARWRPDRAPESCTYAQLEEVVRYDLAEVLGPPPAG
- the ligD gene encoding non-homologous end-joining DNA ligase translates to MGAAGNAIELDAGGRTVRLSSPDKVYFPERGLTKRDVAEYYLAVADGITRALRNRPTTLERYPDGVGGESFFQKRAPKNLPDWIPTAHIAFPSGRSADEICPTEPAAVLWAANLGCLTFHPWPVRREDTDRPDELRIDLDPQPGTDYHHAVAAAHELRALLEELGLRGWPKTSGGRGLHVFVPIAPRWTFTEVRRCAIALGRELERRMPGKVTTAWWKEERGERIFVDYNQTARDRTIASAYSVRPRPHAPVSAPLRWEEVDDAEPRDFDIVTMPARFAELGDLHAEMDDHAFTLDAVLELAARDEHEHGLGDMPYPPDYPKMPGEPKRVQPSRAKRED
- a CDS encoding serine hydrolase domain-containing protein; translation: MRSTYIRLRRACVATAAAGLLIAPAVAGSAYGAPAQGWFAPAAASPTPSPDGDTEFKQLTPAVAAQLDAAILQVLREAHVPGVTVGLWAPGKGSYVRNFGVADKATGAPMQSDFRIRIGSETKTFTVTALLQLVDQGKVGLDDPIGKYIAGVPNGDRITLRQLAGMRSGLFNYTDDNGFIKAFEANPDKPFTPQQLLGYSFAHPVQFAPGAKWQYSNTNLILLGLVVEKITGRPLREVIGRDVLQPAGLRHTLFPVGAEFPLPHAQGYTDQSDSGKIVNATNWDPTWAWAAGAMISDLQDLRSWARTLATGTLLTPATQAERLKTTSVGIPGAGYGLGIFNIQGWIGHNGSLPGYETLTVYLPEAQATMVVLLNTDVPHDGQEPSTLFGEAITSIVSPDHVYPGHKPTAPNPG
- a CDS encoding TetR/AcrR family transcriptional regulator; translation: MADGRVERGNRTRRTVLDRTVGIASVDGLEGLSLGKIAADLGLSKSGVFALFGSKEDLQLATVRAAVDVFVEQVVRPVREDPAGLAKVWRVCELWLGYSGRRVFPGGCFFCGASAEFDARPGPVRDEIAKVRSDWTRYVERVLEEARLAGGLRDGFDPADVPQLAFEVIALMELANAHSVLHEDPAAYERAGRGILDRLRAVAAAPEELPDRPPVFNSPS
- a CDS encoding VOC family protein → MLTTDYKDGSPNWVDLGTPDVAAAAEFYAGLFGWDFQAGGEEVGGYGMFHLGGKTVAGGMTVPADQGPCAWQVYFQTSDADATAAAVVKAGGSVTFEPMDVLDFGRMAIFADPEGVGFGVWQPRKNSGLGAVTEVGSLCWTELYTGDVARAAEFYHGVLGWEIGETFEGGSYTMAKPAGTTEQASFGGLVPISSDPVEDAERPYWTPYFEVADCDATAAKAEESGGKVRLTPELMEGVGRFAKLQDPFGARFAVIASVPTVGG